In the Candidatus Hydrogenedentota bacterium genome, GCCGGGTGTTCTCCACCAGGTCTGCAAGGGTGTCGTCTGTGTGGACCATTTCGAGAGGCGGACAAAACTCCAGAACGTACTTGCCCTCGTCGTTGCGCGTCATGGATACGGGATAGACCGGGCATTTTGCCCGTCTCGCCAGCATGACGGGTCCAATGGTCGCCCAGGTGTCCACTCCAAAGAAGGGCGCGGGCAGCGCGTTTTCCCGCGGGTTCTGGTCCGCAAGAATCCCGGCGCATATTCCCTGTTTCACCGCGGTGACCAGGGCGCCCATTGCCGCGTCCTTGTGCACCGTCTCCACGCCCGGAACGCGGCGCACCGCATCCACCATGCGGTCGAGAACCGGGTCGTCAAAGCCCCGGACAACGATCATGGATTTGATCCCGCAGACAGCCGCAGCCGGGGCGAGCCACTCCCAGTTTCCCAGGTGCGCGCCGACAAAGACCCCCCCCTGCGCCCGGTCAACATGTTCAAGCCCCGCCACATGAAACAGTTCGCCGGGGGTGGACGACGCAACCCTCGGAATCCATGCGAACTCGGCGGCCACCCGCCCCAGATTTCTCGCCGCCCCGCGCAGGATGCTTTTCTTCTGAGAGGGGGTCAGCGTGTCGCCGTACGCAAGGTCCAGATTGGCCATACCCACTTTCTTCAGGCGCGGCAGCACCAGAAGCGCCAGAAGGAAGAAGCGTTCGCCCAACACCCTGGAAACGGTCAGGGGAAGCGCCCCCATGAGCCGGCAGAGCAGGACTGCCGCGATGGACTGCGCCCGTTTCAGGGGGGATACTTTTGTCTTGGCGTCGCTCACGTCATGCCTCCAGCGTCACCACCTGCCCGACCTCCGGCATAAAGGTGCGCCGGCCGGCGCCGGTGTTCTCCTCCATCCACCGGACGGCGTCGGGATCCCCGTGGATGTAGACCACGTTCTCCGGCTGGATGCGGTCCACAACGTCCGCCAGCTCGGAGCGGGTGGCGTGGGCGCTGAACCGGAACTTCTGCACGTTTTCCAGCACCTTCTCCACGGGCGGCCGGTTCAACTCGAATTGGAGCGGGGCGCCGACAGGGGCGTGCAGCAGCTTGTATCCGGGGGTGTCCGGGTCGAGATAGCCCGCGAAAAAGATGCCGTGCTGGGTCTGGCGGACCATTTCCTGTGCGAGCAGGGCGGACGGGGTATTTTCCATCATCATGCCCGAGGTGGCCACAATCACGCAGGGTTCGCGCAGAAGACGCTTCACCTCGCCGGGTTCCCAGAGGTTGCCGAGGCGCTCGAAGCGCCGCAGCGGGCGCAGCTCTGCGTGGGGCATGAGCAGGTCGGAGTAGGTCTGGTAGACCTCATAGATGGCCCGTCCCAGCCCGGCGGTGTAGATGGGCGTGAAGGGAATGGCGCCCCGCTCCTGCAAGTCGGCCACAATGTTGGCGATTTCCTGCGTGCGGCCCAGGGCGAAACTCGGGATCAGGGCGCATCCGCCCCCCTGGAGCGTGGCGTTGAGCGCCCCGCCGAGGCGCTCAATCTCCTCCCGGTAGGTGCCAAAACTGTCATCGTCCGTGGCGCCCTGCGTGGACTCGATCACCAGGGTGTCCACATGGATGTCGCGGGGCAGGGGGCGGTAGCCCCCCATGAGGTGCTGCCGGGTCTTGCAGATGTCGCCGGTGTAGAACACCGTGTGTCCGGGCAGGCGCAGCAGCACGCTCCCGCCGCCCAGCACATGGCCCGCCTCGATGAACATGGCCTCCGCGCCGTCGCCGCAGGGCATTGGAAAGGGCTTCAGGAAGTCGTGATGCTCCGTTGCGCGCAGGAAATAGCCGACATCCTCATGCTCGTAGAGGGGGTAGTCGCTGATGCCCCGCTCTTTGGAGAGGGTTTCCATGACGGACACGCTGTTGTGGAGCATGCGGTCCATGATCCGCGCCGTGGCCGAGGTGGCATGCCACTTTATCCCGGGGAACATGCGCGCAAGATGGGGGGCCGCGCCGCAGTGGTCCACATGTCCGTGCGTGATGACGCACGCGTCCGGGCGGCGCGAAAGCAGGTCGAAGGCGGGCAGCGCGGCCGCGCCGTCCTTTTTGGGGTGCGTTCCGCAGTCCAGAAGGACCTGATGCCCGTTGAGGGAAACGAGGAAACTGTTTGCCCCCACTTCGCACCCGCCGCCCAGGGCGCAGAATTGTATGGTGGAACTCGAAGTCATTGGCGCGATTTTATCCGCGCGGCCCCTGTGATTGCAATGGCAGCACGGGGTTCTCGCGGCGGCTGGGGGCTTTTCCCCGGGCTATTTTGCGTGTTTCCGGCCGATTCCGCCGAAACACAGGGCGAGATGCTCGTCCGACTCGCGTTTGGTGGCCAGGCTGACGACGACGGCGACCACTGCGGAGACCGGCAGGGCGACGAACAGCGCCTCCACCCAGTTCCAGTGGATGCCGAAGACGGGCTCCGGAAGCAGGGTCGGCTTGCCGAGGAGATAGTTGGACAGAATGGCCGGAAGCGTCGTCTTGGGCATCTGGATGAACGTGATCCAGAAGAAGCCGAAGAGGAACCCCGTGCAGATGCTGGCGACGGCCCCCGCCCTGGTCATGCCCTTCCAGAACAGGGCGCCGGCATAGGCCGGAAGAAAGGCCGCGGCGCAGAGGCCGAAGAAGATCGCCGTGGCCGCCGCGATGATGCCCTCGGGAAGCACGAAACAGAGCACCACCGTCGCGACAAGGCCAAGCACGATGCCCAGCCGGGTGATCAGCACGGTGCCCGCGCCGGCTTTGGACCCCATGAGGCCCTTCTCGAAGAAGTCGCGCCCGATGGCGGTCCCCATGGTGTGGAACTGGGAGCTGAGCGTGGACATGGCCGCCGACAGCAGGGTGAGCATGAACAGCAGGCCGAACCATTTCGGGAGCGCGCCGTTGATGAAGGCGGGGATGATGGAGTCAATGTTGCCCCCAGGCACCGAGGCCAGGGCCACCTTTCCCCCATGTTCCGGCATGAGAAACCAGGCGTTGGACAGGGCCCCCGCAGTGAACGCGACGCCCGTCATGGACAGGATGAACACGCTGCCCACGAGCACGGCCCGGTGCAGCTCCTGGTCGCTCTTCACCGTCATGAACCGGACCGCGAGCTGCGGCTGGGCAAGCACGCCCAGACCCACGCCCATGACGAGGCTGGTGATGAGCGTGTAGAGCATGGGGGAGTCCTTCTTGGGCATGCGCGTCCATCCCTGGAACCCGCTCTTG is a window encoding:
- a CDS encoding sodium:solute symporter family protein, translated to MNSVMTLSIFAILYLCAVAYLGFRGYKATQTTADYLVAGRKAHPVVMALSYGATFISTSAIVGFGGAAAVYGMGVLWLTVFNIFVGIFIAFVVFGKRTRRMGLHLQAHTFPELLGRRFNSRFIQAACALIILVFMPLYASAVLIGIARYIESTFMVDFAVAVTVSSLVVAAYVIAGGLKGVMYTDALQGGIMFVGMIILIFYTYAQLGGVVDAHKKLDVIPADTAAQWEAALPEVRAAAPAGLEDAALLGWFAGVAEELKKTAAMDDAQKAAFFEKLPEAKAVGGILKAHPELVNQLVIAKLSKSGFQGWTRMPKKDSPMLYTLITSLVMGVGLGVLAQPQLAVRFMTVKSDQELHRAVLVGSVFILSMTGVAFTAGALSNAWFLMPEHGGKVALASVPGGNIDSIIPAFINGALPKWFGLLFMLTLLSAAMSTLSSQFHTMGTAIGRDFFEKGLMGSKAGAGTVLITRLGIVLGLVATVVLCFVLPEGIIAAATAIFFGLCAAAFLPAYAGALFWKGMTRAGAVASICTGFLFGFFWITFIQMPKTTLPAILSNYLLGKPTLLPEPVFGIHWNWVEALFVALPVSAVVAVVVSLATKRESDEHLALCFGGIGRKHAK
- a CDS encoding MBL fold metallo-hydrolase: MTSSSTIQFCALGGGCEVGANSFLVSLNGHQVLLDCGTHPKKDGAAALPAFDLLSRRPDACVITHGHVDHCGAAPHLARMFPGIKWHATSATARIMDRMLHNSVSVMETLSKERGISDYPLYEHEDVGYFLRATEHHDFLKPFPMPCGDGAEAMFIEAGHVLGGGSVLLRLPGHTVFYTGDICKTRQHLMGGYRPLPRDIHVDTLVIESTQGATDDDSFGTYREEIERLGGALNATLQGGGCALIPSFALGRTQEIANIVADLQERGAIPFTPIYTAGLGRAIYEVYQTYSDLLMPHAELRPLRRFERLGNLWEPGEVKRLLREPCVIVATSGMMMENTPSALLAQEMVRQTQHGIFFAGYLDPDTPGYKLLHAPVGAPLQFELNRPPVEKVLENVQKFRFSAHATRSELADVVDRIQPENVVYIHGDPDAVRWMEENTGAGRRTFMPEVGQVVTLEA
- a CDS encoding lysophospholipid acyltransferase family protein, with translation MSDAKTKVSPLKRAQSIAAVLLCRLMGALPLTVSRVLGERFFLLALLVLPRLKKVGMANLDLAYGDTLTPSQKKSILRGAARNLGRVAAEFAWIPRVASSTPGELFHVAGLEHVDRAQGGVFVGAHLGNWEWLAPAAAVCGIKSMIVVRGFDDPVLDRMVDAVRRVPGVETVHKDAAMGALVTAVKQGICAGILADQNPRENALPAPFFGVDTWATIGPVMLARRAKCPVYPVSMTRNDEGKYVLEFCPPLEMVHTDDTLADLVENTRRCQAALETLVRRSPGQWLWFHRRWRKRERLEREWAARLERRESAEKQGD